The DNA region GTATCCAAATCCGGCAGGAGCATAAGGATTCCCGTAAGTGAGCCGATCTGTCTTAGGCGGTCCCTAGCAAGAGTCGAGGTTATGGCAGAAAACAAATACGTCATATCAAAAGCGGTTCGCGACAAGTTCAAGGTAACGACGATTACCGAGGCGGACCTGAAGAAGTTTGCCAACCTGAGTCTGGAACTCTTCACCTACCTCAAGGAAGTGAAGAGCCTCGACTTCAAAGTCTACTTCCGCGTTGATTTGGAAATGATTGAGTTCATCACCCCCAAAAATTTCGCGGAAGACCTCGTCGATGCGATCATCTCGGCCCGCAACAAGGAATACAGCAACCTCGACATCTGCGTCGAGCGCAAGGACTATCCGAAATTCGAATACCTGATTCAGAATATCCGCCAGAAGAAAATCGACAATCTTCTGAAGAAGGATCCGAACCTCGATCGCAAAACCATCGAGGTCTTCGGCGATCTGAGCCAGGCCAGCCAGATGATCGTTCGCGGCGGCATCAATAAAACCGTGGCGCAAAGAGCCCAGATGGCCGCAAGCCGGCTGATCGATAATCTCATGGACAGCGAAGTCGCGGTCGGCACGCTCTCGCGGATGATACTCGCGGATGAAACTCTCTATGATCACAGTGCGGCCGTGGCCATGATCTCTGGCATCATCGCCAGGAACCTTCTGGCCAAATCGAAAGAGGAAGCCGAACTGATCGCCCGCTCGGGACTTTATCACGATGTGGGAAAAACCTGCGTTCCGGGGCACATCCTCAATAAGCCGGGAAAATTCACGCCCGAGGAATTCGACATCATCAAGGCCCACACGTCGCTCGGCTATGATGAGCTGAAAAAAGCCATGTCCAACGGTGCGCCGATCGAAGAGCAGGTGGCCCTGGTCGCCCTTGAGCATCACGAGAAAT from Oligoflexus sp. includes:
- a CDS encoding HD-GYP domain-containing protein, which gives rise to MAENKYVISKAVRDKFKVTTITEADLKKFANLSLELFTYLKEVKSLDFKVYFRVDLEMIEFITPKNFAEDLVDAIISARNKEYSNLDICVERKDYPKFEYLIQNIRQKKIDNLLKKDPNLDRKTIEVFGDLSQASQMIVRGGINKTVAQRAQMAASRLIDNLMDSEVAVGTLSRMILADETLYDHSAAVAMISGIIARNLLAKSKEEAELIARSGLYHDVGKTCVPGHILNKPGKFTPEEFDIIKAHTSLGYDELKKAMSNGAPIEEQVALVALEHHEKFKGGGYPMGKTGRQEEKPDGIHEYARIVTIADVYSALLMKRVYKEAYDQEKSLTLMRSFAPNDYDPAIWGKFEKSVTQSIDYYAAIEKVSDSKRDSGRIIIIDDNGKRTTIGNKNKTA